Proteins from one Zonotrichia albicollis isolate bZonAlb1 chromosome 38, bZonAlb1.hap1, whole genome shotgun sequence genomic window:
- the LOC141726734 gene encoding uncharacterized protein LOC141726734, whose amino-acid sequence MPDAVHHIHLRTFSRSLLRALDGQRARGRFCDVTVRARGASLRAHRCVLAAGSPFFHDKLSLGHSAIEVPPVVPAAAVRQLVEFLYSGSLAVPRSEALPLLTAAAVLRIEAVIGECARILAQARPLAPALSAEMGTGMGTEVGIEVGTEVGTELTRELTTEMGTELPTEVGTEMGTPVARELTMEMGTPLTKELTTEMATEMGTEVATLLTPALTTEMGTDMATPLSTPLATPLTKGLTAEMAMEMGTEMGTEMGTLLTRELTTEMAREMATPLSTPLAAEVATEMGTEMATPLTTELTMEMATEIGTDMAKPLTTPLTTPLSPSLTTGLSTPLPTELPTALPSSGHSRKQRQPLRLPPVPLKEERPEEDEDGEEEEDEEAAGDEGAPRAPLSLPRFGAAIAPEAPWAGPGVGGAGAPPWWAGPGGGGALRAPPVPPGAPRGRAQPPPPYLCGHCQKSFSSRKNYSKHLFIHSGEKPHQCPVCRRSFSLRDYLLKHMVTTVTTLTHTDHTDQY is encoded by the exons ATGCCGGACGCGGTGCACCACATCCACCTGCGCACCTTCAGCCGCTCGCTGCTGCGGGCGCTGGACGGGCAGCGCGCCCGCGGCCGCTTCTGCGACGTGACGGTGCGCGCCCGCGGCGCCTCGCTGCGCGCCCACCGCTGCGTGCTGGCCGCCGGCAGCCCCTTCTTCCACGACAAGCTCAGCCTGGGCCACTCGGCCATCGAGGTGCCGCCCGTGGTGCCCGCGGCCGCCGTGCGCCAGCTGGTGGAGTTCCTGTACAGCGGCAGCCTGGCGGTGCCGCGCTCCGAGGCGCTGCCGCTGCTGACGGCCGCCGCCGTGCTGCGCATCGAGGCCGTCATCGGCGAGTGCGCGCGGATCCTGGCGCAGGCGCGGCCCCTGGCGCCCGCGCTGAGCGCCGAGATGGGCACGGGGATGGGCACGGAGGTGGGCATCGAGGTGGGCACGGAGGTGGGCACGGAACTGACCAGAGAACTGACCACGGAGATGGGCACTGAACTGCCTACGGAGGTGGGCACGGAGATGGGCACACCAGTGGCCAGAGAACTGACCATGGAGATGGGCACACCACTGACTAAGGAACTGACCACTGAGATGGCTACGGAGATGGGCACTGAGGTGGCCACACTGCTGACACCGGCGCTGACCACTGAGATGGGCACGGACATGGCCACACCACTGTCCACACCACTGGCAACGCCGCTGACCAAGGGACTGACCGCTGAGATGGCCATGGAGATGGGCACGGAGATGGGCACGGAGATGGGCACACTGCTTACCAGAGAACTGACCACGGAGATGGCCAGGGAGATGGCCACACCACTGTCCACACCACTGGCCGCTGAGGTGGCCACGGAGATGGGCACGGAGATGGCCACACCACTGACCACAGAACTGACCATGGAGATGGCCACGGAGATTGGCACGGACATGGCCAAACCACTGACCACACCACTGACCACACCACTGAGCCCATCCCTGACCACTGGACTGTCCACACcgctgcccacagagctgcccacggcgctgcccagcagcgggcacagccgcAAGCAGCGCCAGCCGCTGCGCCTGCCGCCCGTCCCGCTCAAGGAGGAGCGCCCGGAGGAGGATGAGGacggcgaggaggaggaggatgaggaggcgGCGGGGGATGAAGGCGCCCCCCGGGCCCCGCTGTCCCTGCCGCGTTTCGGTGCCGCCATCGCCCCTGAGGCGCCGTGGGCGGGGCCCGGAgtgggcggggccggggcgccGCCCTGGTgggcggggccgggagggggcggggctctCAGGgcccccccggtgccccccggagccccccggggccgggcccagCCCCCCCCCCCGTACCTGTGCGGGCACTGCCAGAAGAGCTTCAGCTCCCGCAAGAACTACAGCAAGCACCTGTTCATCCACTCAG GTGAGAAGCCGCACCAGTGCCCGGTGTGCCGGCGCTCGTTCTCGCTCCGCGATTACCTGCTCAAGCACATGGTGACCACAGTGACCACACTGACCCACACTGACCACACTGACCAGTACTGA